The following proteins come from a genomic window of Helicobacter sp. MIT 99-5507:
- the icd gene encoding NADP-dependent isocitrate dehydrogenase: MSKFQGYNPKYIQLPSEGEVISIDDKGNLVVPNNPIIPYIEGDGIGIDITPAMIKVVDYAVKKAYNGSKKISWYEVFTGEKCFNKFKNEKSLSPMEQWLLPDTIEAIKYFKVSIKGPLTTPVGEGFRSLNVALRQILDLYVCLRPVRWYGSPSPVKEPNKVDMVIYRENSEDIYAGIEFAQGSNEAKKIIDFLQKEMGVTKIRFPQSSGIGIKPISKEGTQRLMRKAIEYAINNNRDSVTIVHKGNIMKYTEGGFRNWAYELAKDEFGASVIDSGPWCKIKNPKTNKEIIIKDVIADAFLQQILLRPSEYDVIATMNLNGDYISDALAAMVGGIGIAPGANLNDTIAMFEATHGTAPKYAGLDKVNPGSLILSAEMMLRHMGWIEAADLIVDSMKKAIESKKVTYDFARLMEGAKEVKCSVFADVMIENM, translated from the coding sequence ATGAGTAAATTTCAAGGGTATAATCCAAAATATATACAACTACCAAGTGAGGGTGAAGTAATCAGTATTGATGACAAAGGGAATCTAGTAGTTCCAAATAATCCAATCATTCCATATATAGAAGGTGATGGAATAGGTATAGATATAACTCCAGCTATGATAAAGGTAGTAGATTATGCAGTAAAGAAAGCTTATAATGGTAGCAAGAAAATATCTTGGTATGAAGTTTTTACTGGTGAAAAATGCTTTAATAAATTTAAAAATGAAAAATCTCTATCTCCGATGGAACAATGGCTACTTCCAGATACAATAGAGGCTATAAAATATTTTAAAGTATCCATAAAAGGACCACTTACAACTCCAGTAGGAGAAGGATTCCGTTCATTAAATGTAGCTTTAAGGCAAATATTGGATTTATATGTATGTCTTAGACCTGTTAGATGGTATGGAAGTCCAAGTCCTGTAAAAGAACCAAATAAAGTAGATATGGTGATTTATAGAGAAAATAGCGAAGATATATATGCAGGTATTGAATTTGCACAAGGAAGCAATGAAGCAAAAAAAATCATTGACTTTTTACAAAAAGAAATGGGGGTTACAAAGATTAGATTCCCACAAAGTAGCGGAATTGGAATAAAACCAATTAGCAAAGAAGGCACACAAAGATTGATGAGAAAAGCTATTGAATATGCTATCAATAATAATAGAGATTCTGTAACTATAGTCCATAAGGGAAATATTATGAAATATACAGAAGGTGGTTTTAGAAACTGGGCATATGAACTTGCAAAAGATGAATTTGGCGCATCAGTAATCGATAGTGGTCCATGGTGTAAAATTAAAAATCCTAAAACCAATAAAGAAATCATCATAAAAGATGTAATAGCTGATGCATTTTTACAACAAATATTATTGCGTCCATCAGAATATGATGTAATAGCTACGATGAATCTAAATGGTGATTATATAAGCGATGCATTAGCTGCGATGGTAGGCGGTATTGGAATCGCACCTGGGGCAAATCTAAATGATACAATAGCGATGTTTGAAGCAACTCACGGCACAGCACCAAAATATGCAGGACTTGATAAAGTAAATCCTGGAAGCTTAATACTATCTGCTGAAATGATGCTAAGACATATGGGCTGGATTGAAGCAGCGGATTTAATAGTAGATTCTATGAAAAAAGCTATAGAATCCAAGAAAGTCACTTATGATTTTGCAAGATTAATGGAAGGCGCAAAAGAAGTAAAATGCTCTGTATTTGCAGATGTAATGATAGAAAATATGTAG
- a CDS encoding winged helix-turn-helix domain-containing protein, which yields MKIYGRFWVKKDSKNYLGLGKVGLLKRILEYGSISSAAKDMRMSYKAAWDDVDSMNNLSSSPLVSSSTGGRGGGGTKITKQGELAIEAFNELEKAKIAFCNYFDNIQTLDDLKNKAIELQEKIK from the coding sequence ATGAAAATTTATGGAAGATTTTGGGTGAAAAAGGATTCTAAAAATTATCTAGGACTTGGAAAAGTAGGGTTATTAAAAAGGATCTTAGAATATGGTTCTATTTCTAGTGCTGCAAAAGATATGAGAATGAGTTATAAAGCTGCTTGGGATGATGTAGATTCTATGAATAACCTTTCTAGCAGCCCACTTGTCTCTAGCTCGACAGGTGGTCGCGGCGGTGGCGGAACAAAAATAACCAAACAAGGTGAATTAGCAATAGAGGCTTTTAATGAGCTAGAAAAAGCAAAAATTGCATTTTGTAATTATTTTGACAATATCCAAACATTGGATGATTTGAAAAATAAAGCCATAGAATTACAAGAAAAAATAAAATAA
- a CDS encoding DNA-3-methyladenine glycosylase produces the protein MHFKYDNKETQYLKSKCKKLALIIDEIGHINRTIDKDLFSAVIHHIIGQQISTKAQKTIWQRIEDDLKVVNTDTILKAWIKKLQSFGMTFKKAEYIIDFANKIKNDEFDLEAIWQKTDEDVIKELSALKGIGVWTAEMILLFCMERKNVFSYGDLAIQRGIRMVYHHKKITKSLFEKYKKRFSPYYSVASLYFWAVAGGVIDGMRDYAPIKQTKVKKDRQEIKIAGNKK, from the coding sequence ATGCATTTTAAATATGATAACAAAGAAACTCAATATTTAAAAAGCAAATGCAAAAAACTTGCTCTAATTATTGATGAAATCGGACATATTAATAGAACTATTGATAAAGATCTATTTTCAGCAGTTATTCACCATATTATAGGACAGCAGATTTCAACAAAAGCACAGAAGACAATTTGGCAAAGAATTGAAGATGATTTAAAAGTTGTCAATACGGATACTATATTAAAAGCATGGATTAAAAAACTGCAATCTTTTGGTATGACTTTTAAAAAAGCTGAATACATAATAGATTTTGCAAATAAAATTAAAAACGATGAATTTGATTTGGAAGCAATATGGCAAAAAACTGATGAAGATGTAATTAAAGAATTATCAGCTTTAAAAGGTATCGGGGTTTGGACTGCTGAAATGATTTTACTTTTTTGTATGGAACGAAAAAATGTATTTAGTTATGGTGATTTAGCGATTCAAAGAGGAATAAGGATGGTTTATCATCACAAAAAAATCACTAAATCTCTTTTTGAAAAATACAAAAAAAGATTCTCCCCCTATTATTCTGTTGCAAGTCTATATTTTTGGGCAGTTGCAGGTGGTGTAATAGATGGGATGAGAGATTATGCACCAATAAAACAAACTAAAGTAAAAAAAGATAGACAAGAAATAAAAATTGCAGGTAATAAAAAATGA
- a CDS encoding methylated-DNA--[protein]-cysteine S-methyltransferase, whose product MKDKSYFKTIYNSPIGSITLACDEKENIVGLWMEGQKYFGDTIDSEMIENHNLEIFKKAKNWLDRYFRGEKPEISELPLAPIGNSFRQRVWQILCEIPYGEVTTYGDIAKIIAKEKGKVKMSAQAIGGAVGHNPISIIIPCHRVVSSNGSLTGYSGGIKTKIKLIKHEGVNMDKLFIPKHSTAP is encoded by the coding sequence ATGAAAGATAAATCTTATTTTAAAACAATTTATAATTCACCAATAGGGAGTATAACCCTCGCTTGTGATGAGAAAGAAAATATTGTCGGGCTTTGGATGGAGGGACAAAAATATTTTGGTGACACTATTGATTCTGAAATGATTGAAAATCATAACCTTGAAATATTTAAGAAAGCTAAAAACTGGTTGGATAGATATTTTAGAGGTGAAAAACCTGAAATTTCAGAATTACCGCTCGCACCTATTGGAAATAGTTTTAGGCAGAGAGTTTGGCAGATTCTATGTGAAATACCATATGGTGAAGTTACAACTTATGGCGACATTGCAAAAATAATTGCAAAAGAAAAAGGTAAAGTAAAAATGTCGGCTCAAGCCATTGGTGGGGCTGTCGGACATAATCCAATTTCTATTATTATTCCATGTCATAGAGTTGTATCTTCAAATGGAAGCCTGACAGGTTATTCAGGTGGAATAAAAACAAAGATAAAACTTATAAAACATGAGGGTGTAAATATGGATAAATTATTCATCCCAAAACATAGCACAGCACCATAA
- a CDS encoding sel1 repeat family protein, which yields MYVLFGVLQANNLRKDVKLFNKNDFKYVQDNLDKYKKQCEDRDGVSCRIVSIYYDVTSHYDEELERMSFEWAIKGCNLRDGASCGTVGSYYGNADERTGYIQKDEKKAFEFFTKSCDYKSGFGCAMLGFHYIRLEREANSKSDKKEYTRKAKFFFKKGCDYGYKASCSNYRDL from the coding sequence TTGTATGTATTATTTGGTGTCTTACAAGCAAACAATCTAAGAAAAGATGTAAAATTATTTAACAAAAATGATTTTAAATATGTGCAAGATAATCTAGATAAATACAAGAAACAATGTGAAGATAGAGATGGTGTAAGTTGCAGAATTGTAAGTATATACTACGATGTTACATCTCACTATGACGAAGAATTAGAAAGAATGAGTTTTGAATGGGCAATAAAAGGATGCAATTTAAGAGATGGAGCTAGTTGTGGCACTGTTGGCAGTTATTATGGCAATGCAGATGAAAGAACAGGTTACATACAAAAAGATGAAAAAAAAGCATTTGAATTTTTCACAAAGAGTTGTGATTACAAAAGTGGGTTTGGCTGTGCTATGCTTGGATTTCATTATATTAGGTTAGAAAGAGAAGCAAATAGCAAATCTGACAAAAAAGAATATACAAGAAAGGCAAAATTCTTTTTCAAAAAAGGTTGTGATTACGGATATAAAGCAAGTTGTAGCAATTATAGAGATTTATAG
- a CDS encoding sel1 repeat family protein, giving the protein MKKIVLICAYICEILIANSLRQELNYLQYNDIAYIRAHLDQYKSQCENGNGNSCQIIGSYYKRIYQISGYKDAEIEKASLMWFIKGCNLKSGSSCYLASLGYGNISKLPTHLPKDEKKAFELHKKGCDYGHSVSCNYVGYYYEELSNKESDENIKNEYQIKAKLFHQKASELKKTAK; this is encoded by the coding sequence ATGAAAAAAATAGTATTGATTTGCGCATATATATGTGAAATATTAATAGCAAATAGTCTAAGACAAGAGCTGAATTATCTTCAATACAATGATATAGCATATATACGAGCTCATCTAGACCAATATAAAAGTCAATGCGAAAATGGAAATGGTAATAGCTGTCAAATAATAGGCAGCTATTACAAAAGAATATATCAAATTAGTGGCTACAAAGATGCAGAGATAGAAAAAGCCTCTCTTATGTGGTTCATAAAAGGCTGCAATCTAAAATCTGGCTCTAGCTGCTATCTAGCAAGTCTTGGATATGGCAATATAAGCAAACTGCCAACACATCTACCAAAAGATGAGAAAAAGGCATTTGAGTTACACAAAAAAGGTTGTGATTATGGGCATAGTGTATCTTGCAACTATGTTGGGTATTATTATGAAGAATTATCAAATAAAGAGAGTGATGAGAATATAAAAAATGAATATCAAATAAAAGCAAAATTATTTCACCAAAAAGCCTCTGAATTAAAAAAGACTGCCAAATAG
- a CDS encoding class II 3-deoxy-7-phosphoheptulonate synthase, with amino-acid sequence MTKWTPSSWRDFKIKQQPIYNNKEELENVEKELRSYPPLVFAGEARKLKRHLGEVVDGRAFLLQGGDCAESFADFNAINIRDMFKVIMQMSAILAFAGGIPVVKVGRLAGQFAKPRSNATEIIDGVEYPIYRGDIINDIEATMKSREANPNRMIKAYNQSAATLNLLRAFAQGGFADLNEVHKWNMEFVKNNSFGQKYEEIANRITEALKFMEACGINTQNTKQLQETEFYTSHEALLLNYEEQLCRKDSLSDKYYDCSAHMLWIGERTRGLDEAHIEFLRGVDNPLGVKIGPNITKDEILRLCDALNPNNEAGRLNLIVRMGANDIKNKLPAILKEVVPEKRKILWSIDPMHGNTIKASTGYKTRAFDNILDEVKSFFEIHQSYNSYAGGVHLEMTGQNVTECIGGSQEITEANLRNKYDTRCDPRLNATQAIELAFLIADVFKRK; translated from the coding sequence ATGACTAAATGGACTCCTTCTAGCTGGAGAGATTTTAAAATAAAGCAACAACCTATATATAATAATAAAGAAGAATTAGAAAATGTAGAAAAAGAATTAAGGTCATATCCACCTCTTGTTTTTGCAGGCGAGGCAAGAAAACTAAAAAGACATCTAGGTGAAGTTGTAGATGGTAGGGCTTTTTTACTTCAAGGTGGAGATTGTGCAGAATCTTTTGCTGATTTTAATGCTATAAATATTCGTGATATGTTTAAAGTTATTATGCAAATGAGTGCGATACTCGCATTTGCAGGTGGGATTCCTGTCGTAAAAGTTGGTAGGCTTGCAGGGCAGTTTGCAAAACCTAGATCAAATGCCACTGAAATAATAGATGGAGTAGAGTATCCAATTTATCGTGGTGATATTATCAATGATATAGAAGCTACAATGAAATCAAGAGAAGCTAATCCAAATAGAATGATTAAAGCTTACAATCAAAGTGCAGCAACACTAAATTTGCTTAGGGCTTTTGCACAAGGTGGATTTGCAGACTTAAATGAAGTGCATAAGTGGAATATGGAATTTGTCAAAAATAACTCATTTGGTCAAAAATATGAGGAAATAGCAAATAGAATCACAGAAGCATTAAAATTTATGGAAGCTTGTGGAATCAATACTCAAAATACAAAACAATTACAAGAAACAGAATTTTATACATCACATGAGGCGTTATTATTAAATTATGAAGAGCAATTATGCAGAAAAGATAGCTTGAGTGATAAATATTATGATTGTTCAGCTCATATGCTTTGGATTGGCGAACGCACTAGAGGACTTGATGAAGCTCATATAGAATTTTTGCGAGGTGTTGATAATCCTTTGGGTGTAAAAATAGGACCAAATATAACAAAAGATGAAATACTTAGATTGTGTGATGCTCTAAACCCTAATAACGAAGCAGGAAGACTTAATCTTATTGTTAGAATGGGAGCTAATGATATTAAAAATAAATTACCTGCTATATTAAAAGAAGTTGTTCCTGAAAAAAGGAAAATATTATGGAGTATAGATCCAATGCATGGTAATACAATAAAAGCTAGCACTGGATATAAAACAAGAGCATTTGATAATATATTGGATGAAGTAAAAAGTTTTTTTGAAATACATCAATCATATAATAGCTATGCTGGTGGAGTGCATCTTGAAATGACAGGTCAAAATGTCACAGAGTGTATAGGTGGTTCGCAAGAAATCACAGAAGCTAATCTTAGAAACAAATATGATACGAGATGTGATCCAAGATTGAATGCAACACAGGCAATAGAACTCGCATTTTTAATAGCTGATGTATTTAAAAGAAAATAG
- a CDS encoding citrate synthase, protein MDNKNTVTLINNSTGEKFEFNLIECTRGPKAIDFGKLFETTGIFSYDPGYASTAGCKSTVSYIDGQNGILLYRGIPIQDLVEKYSFTDICSLLISGKLPKDDKESKEFELDLRQLRYLNEGLIDIFKAFPDNAHPMANLSSAVGALSTFYRGYIEIGDDDDYEMMAKRMIAKIPTLVAFSYRHSIGYPYIYPDVSLSYVENFLLMLRAFPGGKLKYTLDGEVQIDPLEVEALDKIFTLHAEHGQNASTTTVRNVASTGVHPYAAISAGINALWGPSHGGANEKVLDQLAEIGNVKNVNKFIQRVKDKNDPFRLMGFGHRVYKNYDPRAKVLKKLKDDLAKKGIKINDRFSDIAEKVEEVALTDDYFIERKLYPNVDFYSGIILSALKIPVSLFTPIFAIGRMPGWCAHVIEHIKSGARITRPRQVYEGK, encoded by the coding sequence ATGGATAATAAAAACACAGTTACTCTTATTAATAATTCTACTGGTGAAAAATTTGAATTTAATCTAATTGAATGCACAAGAGGACCTAAGGCTATTGATTTTGGAAAATTATTTGAAACAACTGGAATCTTTTCTTATGATCCTGGATATGCCTCAACTGCTGGTTGCAAATCAACTGTTAGTTATATAGATGGACAAAATGGTATATTGCTATATAGAGGTATTCCAATTCAAGATTTGGTAGAAAAATACTCATTTACAGATATTTGTTCATTATTGATTAGTGGCAAATTACCAAAAGATGATAAAGAATCAAAAGAATTTGAATTAGATTTAAGACAATTAAGATATTTAAATGAAGGCTTGATAGATATTTTTAAAGCATTTCCAGACAATGCCCACCCAATGGCAAACTTATCTTCTGCTGTTGGTGCACTTTCTACATTTTATAGAGGATATATAGAAATAGGTGATGATGATGATTATGAAATGATGGCAAAAAGAATGATTGCAAAAATTCCTACCCTTGTAGCATTTTCTTATAGGCATTCAATTGGATATCCATATATATATCCAGATGTTAGTTTGTCTTATGTTGAAAATTTCTTGCTTATGCTTAGGGCATTTCCAGGCGGAAAGCTAAAATATACATTAGATGGAGAAGTTCAAATTGATCCATTAGAAGTCGAAGCCTTAGACAAAATATTTACACTCCATGCAGAACATGGTCAAAATGCCTCTACTACAACCGTGCGAAATGTTGCTTCAACAGGTGTTCATCCATATGCTGCAATTAGTGCAGGTATTAATGCGCTTTGGGGTCCTTCTCATGGTGGCGCTAATGAAAAAGTATTAGATCAATTAGCAGAAATTGGTAATGTAAAAAATGTAAATAAATTTATTCAAAGAGTAAAAGATAAAAACGATCCATTTAGATTGATGGGCTTTGGTCATCGCGTATATAAAAATTATGATCCAAGAGCAAAAGTCTTAAAAAAACTAAAAGATGATTTAGCCAAAAAAGGTATTAAAATAAATGATAGATTCTCTGATATTGCAGAAAAAGTTGAAGAAGTAGCTTTAACAGATGATTATTTTATAGAAAGAAAACTATATCCAAATGTCGATTTTTACTCTGGTATTATATTGTCTGCTTTAAAGATTCCAGTAAGCTTATTTACGCCTATATTTGCAATAGGAAGAATGCCAGGTTGGTGTGCTCATGTAATAGAGCATATAAAATCAGGTGCTAGGATTACGCGTCCAAGACAAGTATATGAAGGAAAATAA